Genomic window (bacterium):
ACACCCATGAGCGGAATCAGGGCTACCAGGAAGACATAGCCCGGTCGGACCAGATAGGTGGCGAAGACGGATAGCGTCAGGGCGATCCAGAGCAGCCGTGTCCGAGGCCTCGACGCAACCAGAAGGAGCAAGGACACCGAGACCAGCGCCAGGGCCGCGGCCAGGAAGTCGGGCTGGATGCGGTCGACGATTCTCCAGATGCTCGCGTAGTAGAGGGGGCTCACGAAGGCCAAGGCGAGCCATGCGGATCCTGTGTAAACACGGATAGAGAGCCATAGGAGCAGAACCGCTGCCAGGAACACCAGCGCCTGGGTCGGCGGGATCCTCCGGAAGACCCGATGACCGTGGCGCGCCTGGTTACCCGCGTGCCCGCGGTCTGCTCTCAAGCCAAGGCTCTTCATGAACAGGGGATACCCGAGGGTGCGGTGGCTCGTGAGCGCCTGCGACAACGACGGAGCCAGCGCCGCTTGCCTGTAACTCGGGGTGTCCGGAACCACCGTTGCCTCGAGGCTGCCCGAGATCTCGAGCAGCAGAAACACGCACGCCGCCTGCACCAGCAACCAGAAGAGCGGCCAAGAGAGCAGCCCGGGAAGCGAGCGGCGAGCTGGTCGAGCGAGGTTCATCGAGCCGGATTCGGATCTTGCGGTGGTCGGCGACGGCCACAATCTACCCTTGGCCGGGAGCCTTCGCCAGTCGATGCCGCTGGCATGTGCGAGCTGACTAGTCCGACAACAGAGCTTTCAGGCGACCGGCGACTTGGGTCGGCGTGAAACCGAAAGGCTCGAGAAGGTCGGCATACGGAGCCGAGGCGCCGAAGCGGTCGACCGCGACGGTCGCGCCCTGGCTGCCGACGTATCGATGCCAGCCCAGGGACGCGCCGGCCTCGACCGAGACCCTGGCCGTGACCCAAGCGGGCAAAACACTCTCGCGGTACTCGGCATTCTGCGCCTCGAACAGCTCCCATGAAGGCAGGCTCACGACCCGAGCTTCGACGCCCTCGGCAGCGAGCAGAGCTTGGGCTTCGAGGGCGATCGCGACCTCGGAGCCGGTCGCGATCAGCAGCCCCCCGGGCGAGCCCCCGGGAGCCTCGGACAGGATGTAGCCACCGCGAGCGACACCGTCGCGGGCGAGCTCCGCGGTTTGCTCGAGAATCGGCAGCTTCTGCCGGGTCAATACGATGGCGCTTGGCCGGTCGCGGCGCTCGAGAGCCACCGCCCAGGCGGCCGCAACCTCGTTGGCGTCGGCGGGTCGCAGGACGGTCAGCTGAGGAACCGCGCGCAACGAGGCCAGATGGCCCTCCGGCTGATGGGTCGGTCCGTCTTCTCCGAGGAAGATCGAATCGTGGGTAAAGACGAAGATCGAGCCGATCTCCATCAACGCCGCCAGACGCACCGAGGCGCGCATGTAATCCGAAAACACGAGGAAGGTGCCGGCATAGGGAATGAACGCCTTCGACAGCGCCAGGCCATTGAGAATCGCGCCCATGGCGTGCTCGCGAACACCGTAGCGAAAGTTGCGAGCCAGCCGGTCGGATGCCGAGAAGTCGCCGTCGTCGCTGAGGTAGGTGTTGACCGAGCCGGTCAAGTCCGCCGAACCGGTTACGAACTCCGGAAACACCGGCGCCAAGGCGTTGAGGACCGCCCCGGAGGCCTTGCGAGTCGCGACCGGGCCGTCGGCGGGGGTGAAGACGGGTAGCGAGCTCTCCCAACCCTCGGGAAGATGGCTTGCGAGTCGTCGATCGAGCTCGGCGGCCTGCTCGCCGTGGCGCTCGCGGTGGGTTTGCCGAAGCGCCTTCCACTCGGCCTCGAGCCGTTTGCCGCGAGAAACGGTGGTCGAGAAGGCCTCGCGGGTCTCCTCGGGGATGTGGAACCTCGGATCCAGCGGCCAGCCGAGAGCCTTCTTGGTCAGCTCGACCTCGTCTTTTCCCAGTGGCGAGCCGTGCGCCGATGAGGAGTCCTGCTTGTTGGGGCTGCCGAAGCCGATGTGGGTGCGGACGACGACAAGGGTCGGTCGTTCGGTCTCTTCCGCCGCGAGCTTGGCCGCGGCGTCGAGAGCGGCGAGGTCGTTGCCGTCTTCGACTCGCAGAATGTTCCAGCCGTAGGCGGCAAAGCGCTGGGCGACGTTTTCCGAGAAAGAAAGGTCGGTTGAGCCATCGATTGAAATGCGGTTGTCGTCCCAGAACACCTTGAGCGATCCGAGCTTCAGGTGACCGGCGAGGGAACAGGCCTCGGACGCGACGCCCTCCATCAGGTCTCCGTCACTGGCCAGTACCCAGGTGCGGTAGTCGAAGAGCGTCAGATCGGGTTGGTTGAACTCGGCGGCCAACCGCTCGTGCGCGATGGCCATACCGACCGCCGTGGAGATGCCCTGACCGAGCGGGCCGGTCGTAGTCTCGACACCCGGCGTCAAGCCGTACTCGGGGTGGCCGGGTGTCTTGGAACCGAACTGGCGGAAGTTCTTGATCTCGTCGAGCGAGAGGTCGTAACCCGACAGATGCAGCAATCCATAGATAAGGGCCGAGGCGTGTCCGCAGGAAAGCACGAACCGGTCCCGGTTGGGCCATTCGGGGTTGGTCGGGCTGTGTCTCAAATGGCGGGCGAAGAGAGTGTAGCCGAGGGCAGCGAGGCCCATGGGTGCGCCCGGGTGGCCCGAGTTGGCGCGCTCGACCATGTCGACGGCCAGGAATCGGATCGTATTGACGGCGACCAGATCGACGTCGGTTGGGGACCAGGAGGCCATGGCCGTTCTCCCTTCTGCGGTTCGCCCCGCAGGGCAGGTTTCGAGGAGTAAGAATGATGGCGGAGAGGGGGGGATTCGAACCCCCGGACCAAGTTACCCCGGTCGCCTGCTTAGCAAGCAGGTCCGTTCGACCACTCCGGCACCTCTCCCGGTCGAAGGCGGACATTGTATGTCAATCCAAGACGGTTCGGGACTCCTTCCCCCGACGTTCGGATATGCGGTGGTGTGCCAACCGATAGCGAGCCGCCGGTGCCGCCTCTCCGCGAGCGAAGAGAGGCTCGCTGCGAGGCGCACACGGCCGGCCTTTCATTCTCGGTGTCGAGAAAAGGCTTCGGCGCGGCACACGATGCCGGACTGCGTGGTGCCGTTGGCAAGCTGCGCCGAGGCTAGCCGAGCCGGCATGCAATCCGCTCAGGGGGCTCTCCGCAAGCGCTCGAGAAGAACTCTCGAAGGTCCATGCTGGTCTGCGCGCAGCGGAGCGCAGGCGAGGGCCCACCTGTGCAGGCCTCTTGCCCGAGCCGTCCCCTGGAGGATTGCCTGCCGAGCGGCGCCGAGGCGCAGACGTTCGCTTTTGCCGTATGCTTCGTTCTTCGCGCTGGGCTAGCGCCGGCGCGGTCACCTCCACGGCACAATCATGGTCCGCACCCGCTTCGCTCCGTCCCCGACCGGCTACCTCCACATCGGAGGCGTGCGCACGGCACTGTTCAACTGGCTGTTTTCGCGCAGTCGGGGCGGCTGCTTCGTCCTCAGAGTCGACGACACCGATCGTGAGCGCAATCTGGACGAGACCCTGGCACCGATTCTCGATGGCTTCCGCTGGCTGGGCATCGACTGGGACGAGGGACCCGAGGTGGGCGGCGACTACGGGCCCTACTATCAGTCGCAGAGAGGCGAGCTCTATCAGGCAGCCGTGGATCGGCTGCTGGCCTCGGGGCACGCGTACCATGACTACGCCAGCTCCGAGGATCTCGCCGAGGAGCGCAAACAGGCGGAGGCCGACAATCGGAAGTTCATCTACAGCCGCCGTTTCCGGGCGGAGGCCGAGGCCGATCGCGAGCGTTTCGAGTCCGAGGGACGGCAGGCGGTGGTGCGTCTCGAGATGCCGCGCGCGGGCGAATGCCGTTTTACGGATCTGATTCGCGGCGACATGGCCTTCGAGTGGAAGCGCGAGCAAGATCACGTGATCCAGCGGGCCGACGGCTCCTGCCTCTACCATCTGGCCTCGGTAGTAGACGACCACGAGATGGCGATCAGTCACGTGATTCGAGCCGAAGAGCACCTTTCAAACACGCCCCGCCAGATCTTCATCGCCGAGAGTCTGGGCTACGAACTGCCCGAGTACGCCCACCTACCCTATGTTGCCGAGCCCGGATCCAAGAACAAGCTTTCCAAGAGGAAGCTCGCCAAGTATCTGAAACACCCGGAGTTCGCGCGCCTCACGGAGCACGGCGAGGAGATCGCCCGAACCATCGGCCTGTCTCCGGACGCTGAGACCTTCAATCCGGTGATCGTCGACTTCTACGAGACGATCGGGTTCCTGCCCGAAGCGCTGCTCAACTATCTCGTGCTGCTGGGCTGGTCGCTCGACGACAAGACCGAGCACTTCGATCGGGCGGCGATGATCGAGAGTTTTTCACTGGAGCGGGTGCAGAAGTCGCCGGCGAGCTTTGACCCGATCAAGCTCATGACCTTCGAAGGGAGACACATGGAAGAGCTCTCGATCGGCGAGCGGTTCGAGTTGTGCCGGCCGTTCGCCGAGCGCGCCGGCTGGGCTCTGGATACAGCGGAAGCGGCCGATCTACGAGCGATCGTGGCGGCGGCCGGTGACCGGATCAAGGTGGCGGGAGACGTTCTCCAATTCGAGGACTTCTACCGTGCCGACGACGAGCTCGACTACGACGAGTCGGCCTGGAACAAGCGTCTGGCCGGTCCCGAAAACGCAGCCGGTCTGCTCGCCGATTTCCGGCGCGAGCTGGCCGCCATGGATGCGTTTGACGAAAGGCATCTCGAGCAAGTCATGCGGGACTTCGTCGAGAGCAAGAGCATCAAGCTGGGCGAGATCATTCACGCAGTACGTGTTGCCGCGACTGGCAAGGCGGTCGGATTCGGCATGTTCGAGACCTTGGCTATTCTCGGTCGAGGCCGTACGCTTGCCAGAATTGACCGGGCCCTGGCTCAGCTGGCTCAGCTGGCTCAGCTGGCCCGGCTCGATCGGACCGGACCAACGGGCGAGGAGTAAGTCTTGGGCGATTCAGCGGAGCCTTCGGGCAGTCACTTCATCAAGTCGATCATCGAGGAGGAGCTGGCTTCGGGAAAGCGCACGATCGTTCACACGCGGTTTCCTCCCGAGCCCAACGGCTATCTCCATATCGGCCACGCCAAGGCGATCTGTTTGAACTTCGGCTTGGCCGAGGAGTTCGGTGGCCCTTGCAACCTGCGCTTCGACGACTCGAACCCGTTGACCGAGCGTCAGGAGTACGTCGATTCGATCCGCGAAGACGTGCGCTGGCTGGGTTTCGACTGGGAGGACCGCGAGTACCACGCCTCGGACTACTTCGAACAGCTCTATGACTGGGCGCTCGACCTGATCAAGAAGGGCAAGGCCTACGTCGACGACCTGACCGCCGAGGAGATTCGCGAGCACCGCGGAACACTGACCGAGCCGGGACGCGAGAGCCCGTACCGGAATCGCACCGTCGAGGAGAACCTGGAGCTCTTCGAGCGCATGAAAGGAGGAGACTTCCCGGACGGATCCAAGGTGCTTCGAGCCAAGATCGACATGGCCGCCGGCAACCTCAACATGCGAGACCCGGTGATGTACCGGATCCTGCACGCCGAACACTACCGCCGCGGCAACGAGTGGGCGATCTACCCGACCTATGACTTCACCCACGGTCAGTCGGATTCACTCGAGGAGGTCACCTACTCCTTGTGCACTCTGGAGTTCGAAGATCACCGCCCCCTTTACGACTGGTTCATCGAGAACCTCGAGATCTTCCCGTCGCGCCAGATCGAGTTCGCGCGGTTGAACATCTCGCACACGCTGCTGTCGAAGCGCAAGCTCAAACGGCTGGTCGAGGAGGGGCATGTCTCGGGTTGGGACGACCCGCGCATGCCGACGCTCTCCGGGATCCGACGTCGCGGCTATCCGCCGGCCGCCGTTCGGGATTTCTGCAATCGAATCGGCATCGCCAAAGCCGACTCGACGGTCGACATGGCATTGCTCCAGCACTGCGTGCGCGAGGAGCTGAACCGTACGGCGTTGCGCCGCATGGTGGTGCTCGATCCGATCAAGGTCGTGATCGAAAACTATCCCGAGGGTGAAACCGAGGAGCTCGAGGCGGTCAACAATCCGGAAGATGAGTCCGCGGGTACGCGCCCGGTGCCTTTTTCCCGAGAGCTCTGGATCGAGCGTGACGATTTCATGGAAGACCCGCCGAAGAAATTCTTCCGGCTGGGCCCCGGGCGCGAAGTCCGGCTGCGCTGGGCCTACTTCATCACCTGTCGCGAAGTGGTCAAGAACGACGCCGGTGAGATCGTCGAGCTGCTTTGTACCTACGATCCCGAGACGCGCGGCGGCCAAGCGCCGGATGGCCGCAAGGTCCGCGGCACGATTCACTGGGTGTCGGTCGGGCATTCGGTACCACTCGAAGTTCGGCTCTATGACCAGCTGTTCACAAAAGAGGACCCGAACCAGGTCGAAGAGGGCGGGAACTTTCTCGACAACTTGAATGTGGATTCAATCGCGACGAACAGCAAAGCGCGGGGCGAGCCCAGCCTTGCCGCAGCCAAACCGGGGCAGAGCTTCCAGTTCGAGCGCAAAGGCTACTTCTGTGCCGACTCGAAGGACCATTCGGCCGAGCATCCGGTTTTCAATCGCACGGTCACCCTGCGCGATACCTGGGCCAAGCTCCAGAAGCGTAACTAACACGCGGTCAGTGGCGGTCGGAGCTCGACCGCTACAACGCCTGACGGTCGAGGTGCTCCGCCTCCGGAAAACGAGTTGGGAGGGGACACCAAGGAATGGTGTCCCCGATTGACGCTCGGCGGGTCTTCTTGCTAGCGTCTTTTCCCGTTGGGACGTCGTTCAATGGTAGGACACACGGCTCTGGCCCGTGGAATCGGGGTTCGAATCCCTGCGTCCCAGCCATATTGCACTGCCCTCCGTCCAACTTCCTGAGAATCAGTCAGTTGGCGTAGCGACGGCTGGTCTAATACGTCCGTGTGACGCGTTCGTGTGTCGCACGGCTCCAGCATCGGACGAATCCGGCTGCCACAATGGGCCTCATCGAATCGGTTGCGCATCAGAAATGGCGATTGAACGAAGGGCTCTTGTGGTGGTGTGCGGCTGTAGGCGCTCAGTGGCTCGATTCCAAGAGAGATTCTTCGTCGATCGAGTGGAGCTTGTCTCCTGACTGAAAATCAGGGTGTCGGTGGTTCGATTCCGCCCCTGGGCACCATTTAACTCTCTAGATATCAGACAGTTACAGAGTTTTCGCCTGCTCGTCGGCGGCCCGGATTTCGAGCCGAGCAAACAATGAGCAAACACTTCGGGTCGTGGTCTGTCGCACTTCGTCGTAGATCGCTGGCTCGAAAGCCCTCAGACATCGCAGGAGGAGGGGGGGCCAGAGCACTCCGCAGCGAGACCAGTCAGCAACCCGACCCAGGCTCCGCCGAGGCCACCGCGCGGAGGTCGTGGCGGCGTGCATGCGATCGATCGCGTTCCTCTACAATGGACCGGCTCTTCAACACCGGAACTGCATGATCGGCCGCACGCTCTCTCACTACGAGATCACCGCCAAGCTCGGGGCCGGGGCGATGGGCGAGGTCTGGCGCGCGACCGACACCAGGCTCGACCGGGAGGTTGCGCTCAAGGTCCTGCCCGAAGAGCTCGCCACCGACCCCGAACGGCTGGAGCGCTTCGAACGCGAAGCGAAGGCGATCGCCGCTCTGAATCACCCCAACATCGTCACCATCCACTCGGTCGAAAAGGCGGACGGCGTCAACCTCCTGACAATGGAGCTGGTGGAAGGAAAAAGCCTCGATCAAATCCTGCCGACGCTGGGCTTCGAGCTCGACAGGCTCTTTCCCCTGGCCATCCAGATCGCCGACGCCCTCGCGGCAGCGCACGAGAAAGGAATCGTCCATCGAGATCTGAAGCCCGCCAACGTCATGGTGACCGACGACGGCCGGGTGAAGGTGCTGGACTTTGGTCTTGCCAAGCTGGCCGAGTCGGAGTCAGAGGACGCCGAGACCCAGCTGATGACCCAGGCGGGGATGGTCCTGGGGACGGTGCCGTACATGTCACCGGAGCAGGTCCAAGCGAAGCCTATCGACCACCGCTCGGACATCTTCTCTTTGGGAATCCTCCTGTACGAGATGGCGGTGGGGCGGCCACCGTTTCAGGGCGACAACGCCGCTTCGGTGATCTCTGCGGTCTTGAAGGAGCAGCCGCCTTCGGTGACCCAGCTCAAGGAAGAGCTGCCAAACCACCTGGGCCGTA
Coding sequences:
- a CDS encoding glutamine--tRNA ligase/YqeY domain fusion protein; translation: MGDSAEPSGSHFIKSIIEEELASGKRTIVHTRFPPEPNGYLHIGHAKAICLNFGLAEEFGGPCNLRFDDSNPLTERQEYVDSIREDVRWLGFDWEDREYHASDYFEQLYDWALDLIKKGKAYVDDLTAEEIREHRGTLTEPGRESPYRNRTVEENLELFERMKGGDFPDGSKVLRAKIDMAAGNLNMRDPVMYRILHAEHYRRGNEWAIYPTYDFTHGQSDSLEEVTYSLCTLEFEDHRPLYDWFIENLEIFPSRQIEFARLNISHTLLSKRKLKRLVEEGHVSGWDDPRMPTLSGIRRRGYPPAAVRDFCNRIGIAKADSTVDMALLQHCVREELNRTALRRMVVLDPIKVVIENYPEGETEELEAVNNPEDESAGTRPVPFSRELWIERDDFMEDPPKKFFRLGPGREVRLRWAYFITCREVVKNDAGEIVELLCTYDPETRGGQAPDGRKVRGTIHWVSVGHSVPLEVRLYDQLFTKEDPNQVEEGGNFLDNLNVDSIATNSKARGEPSLAAAKPGQSFQFERKGYFCADSKDHSAEHPVFNRTVTLRDTWAKLQKRN
- a CDS encoding glutamate--tRNA ligase; the protein is MVRTRFAPSPTGYLHIGGVRTALFNWLFSRSRGGCFVLRVDDTDRERNLDETLAPILDGFRWLGIDWDEGPEVGGDYGPYYQSQRGELYQAAVDRLLASGHAYHDYASSEDLAEERKQAEADNRKFIYSRRFRAEAEADRERFESEGRQAVVRLEMPRAGECRFTDLIRGDMAFEWKREQDHVIQRADGSCLYHLASVVDDHEMAISHVIRAEEHLSNTPRQIFIAESLGYELPEYAHLPYVAEPGSKNKLSKRKLAKYLKHPEFARLTEHGEEIARTIGLSPDAETFNPVIVDFYETIGFLPEALLNYLVLLGWSLDDKTEHFDRAAMIESFSLERVQKSPASFDPIKLMTFEGRHMEELSIGERFELCRPFAERAGWALDTAEAADLRAIVAAAGDRIKVAGDVLQFEDFYRADDELDYDESAWNKRLAGPENAAGLLADFRRELAAMDAFDERHLEQVMRDFVESKSIKLGEIIHAVRVAATGKAVGFGMFETLAILGRGRTLARIDRALAQLAQLAQLARLDRTGPTGEE
- the tkt gene encoding transketolase — encoded protein: MASWSPTDVDLVAVNTIRFLAVDMVERANSGHPGAPMGLAALGYTLFARHLRHSPTNPEWPNRDRFVLSCGHASALIYGLLHLSGYDLSLDEIKNFRQFGSKTPGHPEYGLTPGVETTTGPLGQGISTAVGMAIAHERLAAEFNQPDLTLFDYRTWVLASDGDLMEGVASEACSLAGHLKLGSLKVFWDDNRISIDGSTDLSFSENVAQRFAAYGWNILRVEDGNDLAALDAAAKLAAEETERPTLVVVRTHIGFGSPNKQDSSSAHGSPLGKDEVELTKKALGWPLDPRFHIPEETREAFSTTVSRGKRLEAEWKALRQTHRERHGEQAAELDRRLASHLPEGWESSLPVFTPADGPVATRKASGAVLNALAPVFPEFVTGSADLTGSVNTYLSDDGDFSASDRLARNFRYGVREHAMGAILNGLALSKAFIPYAGTFLVFSDYMRASVRLAALMEIGSIFVFTHDSIFLGEDGPTHQPEGHLASLRAVPQLTVLRPADANEVAAAWAVALERRDRPSAIVLTRQKLPILEQTAELARDGVARGGYILSEAPGGSPGGLLIATGSEVAIALEAQALLAAEGVEARVVSLPSWELFEAQNAEYRESVLPAWVTARVSVEAGASLGWHRYVGSQGATVAVDRFGASAPYADLLEPFGFTPTQVAGRLKALLSD